In Hypomesus transpacificus isolate Combined female chromosome 4, fHypTra1, whole genome shotgun sequence, the following are encoded in one genomic region:
- the satb1a gene encoding LOW QUALITY PROTEIN: DNA-binding protein SATB1a (The sequence of the model RefSeq protein was modified relative to this genomic sequence to represent the inferred CDS: inserted 2 bases in 1 codon) — translation MNPQTDKAQLPEGCNPYGDPRPPPAKLSRLDLNGGGTTPQGRTRLGSPGAKAPSLTTNINTPGLQSRSWHKEGSLLPVFCVVEHKESPPEGGRKEEHAEFVLVRRELLFNQLIEMALLSLGYSHSSAAQAKGLIQVGRWNPVPLCCVTDAPDATVADMLQDVYHVITLKIQLHSCPRLEDLPPEQWSHSTVRNALRELLKDMNQSSLAKECPLSQSMISSIVNSTYYANVSAAKCHEFGRWYKHFRNPKGIMEIDGFSEPTHLGSTHHTFSQQPIPGSTAEQASSSPLPFPHAGMATTISGRGSLNLHPSGLVNAPLSPQLVSQQLVMAQFLNQQYAVSRMLSHQGLSVSPQQYLNHPPMGRSSTLLAKSLEPQPQPGLGLXAPPNQATGPSDISSEIYQWVRDELKRAGISQAVFARVAFNRTQGLLSEILRKEEDPKHASQSLLVNLRAMQGFLQLPEVERDHIYQEERERSLTASTTVSHTASNTTLSRKEEGNCAKAEDWHSQPSLGIPPSRMSPVGAELKGPSSVLHVSSSIYEEVQQEMRRAKVSQAMFAKVAASKSQGWLCELLRWKEDPSPENRTLWENLCMIRRFLSLAQAERDAIYEQESSTLPQPCLERLSHLTSDNTLLQRPPTPLSHHPLQPQTGPRLPPRQPSTASPAESEGDKVQLRAWWGRNGEEGGGYTRSEGGRRDKGGKGKDWGSSIGARERSEGRSTMEKVRAEERGYKSEGRGIRDTAEGEGEVWRVSQEALGILQSFIQDVGVDPDEEAVHTLSAQLGLPKHTILRFFHSQNHNKDQVQVQNESSLSTYNHNHKDKQRHCSKTSLTQPDKTTGDKDQEKEEEDERRIAELTGKIEKDEESEKMEKMDGENERGLGTDTVNLKELNIGTQTTVTLKQEGQMV, via the exons ATGAACCCCCAGACTGATAAAGCTCAGCTGCCAGAGGGTTGTAACCCCTATGGAGACCCCCGGCCCCCTCCTGCTAAACTGTCCCGTCTGGATCTGAATGGAGGAGGGACCACACCACAGGGGAGGACACGGCTTGGCAGCCCAGGGGCCAAAGCCCCCAGCCTGACCACCAACATCAACACCCCAGGATTGCAATCCAGGAGCTGGCACAAGGAAG GGAGCCtgctgcctgtgttctgtgtggtgGAGCACAAGGAGAGCCCgcccgagggagggaggaaagaggagcaTGCTGAGTTTGTGCTGGTCAGGAGAGAGCTGCTGTTCAACCAGCTCATCGAAATGGCTCTACTGTCACTGGGTTACTCCCACAGCTCAGCAGCGCAGGCTAAAG gtctGATCCAGGTAGGCAGGTGGAACCCTgtccctctgtgctgtgtgacagATGCTCCAGATGCCACCGTGGCCGACATGCTGCAGGATGTCTACCATGTCATCACCCTCAAGATCCAGCTACACAG CTGCCCCCGTCTTGAGGACTTGCCCCCAGAGCAGTGGAGTCACTCCACAGTCAGGAACGCCCTGAGGGAACTGCTAAAGGACATGAACCAGAGTTCACTGGCCAAGGAGTGCCCCTTGTCTcag agcatGATCTCCTCGATTGTGAACAGCACCTACTATGCAAACGTCTCTGCGGCCAAGTGTCATGAATTTGGACGATGGTACAAGCACTTCAGAAATCCGAAAGGCATCATGG AGATTGACGGCTTCTCTGAACCAACCCATCTAGGCTCCACCCACCACACCTTTAGCCAGCAGCCAATCCCAGGCAGCACAGCCGAGCAAGCCAGCTCCTcgcccctcccctttcctcatgCGGGCATGGCCACTACCATCTCTGGGCGTGGCTCCCTCAATCTCCACCCCTCTGGCCTGGTGAACgcccccctcagccctcagTTGGTCAGCCAGCAGCTGGTGATGGCTCAGTTTCTGAACCAGCAGTATGCAGTCAGCCGCATGCTATCCCACCAGgggctgtctgtctccccccagcAATACCTCAACCACCCCCCAATGGGGAGGTCTTCCACCCTCCTGGCCAAGTCCCtggagccccagccccagcctggcCTCGGATT GGCCCCCCCGAACCAGGCCACTGGGCCCTCAGATATCTCCAGTGAAATCTACCAGTGGGTGAGGGATGAGCTGAAGAGAGCAGGGATCTCACAGGCTGTGTTTGCCCGTGTGGCCTTCAACAGAACCCAG GGCCTGCTCTCTGAGATCCTTCGTAAAGAGGAGGACCCTAAACATGCGTCCCAGTCCCTATTGGTCAACCTGAGGGCCATGCAGGGCTTCCTTCAGCTGCCTGAGGTGGAGCGAGACCACATctaccaggaggagagagagaggagtctgaCCGCATCCACAACAGTCAGCCATACAGCCAGCAACACCACACTG TctaggaaggaggagggaaactGTGCCAAGGCAGAAGATTGGCACTCCCAGCCTTCCTTAGGCATTCCTCCA tCCAGGATGTCTCCTGTGGGGGCGGAGCTGAAGGGTCCAAGCTCTGTGCTCCATGTCAGCAGCTCCATCTATGAGGAGGTCCagcaggagatgaggagagccaAGGTTTCCCAAGCCATGTTTGCCAAAGTGGCTGCCTCCAAAAGCCAG ggCTGGTTGTGTGAGCTGCTACGCTGGAAGGAGGATCCGTCCCCGGAGAACCGGACGTTGTGGGAGAACCTGTGTATGATCCGTCGGTTCCTCAGCCTGGCGCAGGCAGAACGCGACGCCATCTACGAGCAGGAGAGCAGCACGCTGCCGCAGCCCTGCCTAGAGAGACTCTCACACCTGACGAGCGACAACACACTG ctccagCGTCCTCCCACCCCACTGTCCCATCATCCCTTGCAGCCCCAGACGGGGCCTCGTCTGCCACCACGGCAACCGTCCACTGCCTCTCCGGCCGAGTCAGAGGGGGACAAGGTGCAACTGCGGGCATGGTGGGGACGCAATGGTGAAGAAGGGGGTGGATACACCCGGAGTGAGGGAGGCAGAAGAGATAAGGGTGGTAAGGGCAAGGACTGGGGTAGTAGCATtggggcgagggagagaagtGAGGGAAGGAGTACTATGGAGAAGGTAAGGGCCGAGGAAAGGGGTTATAAGAGCGAGGGTAGAGGCATTAGGGATACTGCTGAAGGCGAGGGCGAGGTTTGGAGGGTATCCCAGGAGGCTTTGGGGATCCTTCAGAGTTTCATCCAGGATGTAGGCGTGGACCCAGATGAGGAGGCggtacacacactgtctgcccAGCTGGGCCTACCCAAACACACCATCCTTCGCTTCTTCCACAGCCAGAACCACAACAAGGACCAGGTTCAGGTCCAAAACgagagctctctctccacctatAACCACAACCACAAAGACAAGCAACGCCACTGTTCAAAAACATCCCTGACTCAACCTGACAAGACAACAGGAGACAAGGatcaagagaaggaggaggaggatgagagaaggaTAGCAGAGCTTACTGGAAAGATTGAGAAAGATGAAGAGAGTGAAAAGATGGAGAAAATGGATGGAGAAAATGAAAGGGGATTAGGGACAGATACTGTCAACTTGAAGGAGTTGAACATTGGTACTCAAACCACTGTCACCCTAAAACAGGAGGGGCAAATGGTCTAA